In Geobacillus kaustophilus, a genomic segment contains:
- a CDS encoding DUF421 domain-containing protein: MKWLHLTIELAAGFILLFAVVKIAGKKLISQMSPFTFISAIVLGELLGNALYDDHIHLWYILYSITLWGAMLMTVEYASQKWLSFRLWSEGKPTALIRNGVIDYEALKKSRLTLNQLQSLLRKHETFSIREVAFCFLEADGEISVLKKAHYQKTTREDFQLPPHPVHVPVTLIRDGQLLADELAELGKTEQWMAAELQKQGIISLKDVLIAEWLEGDGLFVQTYQPAERQRPTRRQTASK; this comes from the coding sequence ATGAAATGGCTTCATTTGACGATAGAATTGGCTGCCGGCTTTATTCTGTTGTTCGCTGTCGTGAAAATCGCCGGCAAAAAGCTCATCAGCCAAATGAGCCCGTTTACGTTTATCTCGGCCATTGTCCTTGGCGAGCTGCTCGGCAATGCCCTGTATGACGACCATATCCATCTTTGGTATATCCTCTACTCCATCACCCTTTGGGGAGCGATGCTAATGACGGTGGAATATGCGAGTCAAAAATGGCTTTCCTTCCGTTTATGGAGCGAGGGCAAACCGACGGCGCTCATTCGGAACGGAGTCATTGATTACGAGGCCTTGAAAAAAAGCCGCTTGACGCTCAACCAGCTGCAAAGCTTGCTCCGCAAACATGAGACATTTTCGATCCGCGAAGTGGCGTTTTGTTTTTTGGAGGCGGACGGGGAAATCAGCGTCCTCAAAAAAGCCCATTACCAAAAAACGACACGTGAAGATTTCCAGCTGCCGCCCCACCCGGTGCATGTCCCGGTGACGCTGATCCGCGATGGCCAGCTGTTGGCAGACGAATTAGCGGAGCTTGGGAAAACGGAGCAATGGATGGCCGCTGAACTGCAAAAACAAGGAATCATCTCGCTAAAAGACGTGTTGATCGCCGAGTGGCTCGAAGGAGATGGGTTGTTTGTTCAGACGTATCAGCCCGCCGAGCGGCAACGGCCAACGCGGCGGCAAACGGCGTCGAAATGA
- a CDS encoding ATP-binding protein, translating into MVCEWIVRCRADEEAVLVCHFLAEQAASLFAVRDAELFVLAVHEAVVNAIKAVQREGVEAGTISLSFFVTSADVTVAVEDEGGGVPAEVIEQLDQMTLSDVLLSESGRGLLLIREIMDDVIWVERKGGRRMLVMKMSRRAT; encoded by the coding sequence GTGGTGTGCGAATGGATCGTGCGCTGCCGGGCGGACGAGGAAGCGGTTTTGGTTTGCCATTTCCTCGCGGAGCAGGCTGCTTCGTTGTTTGCTGTCCGTGATGCGGAATTGTTTGTGTTGGCGGTGCATGAAGCGGTCGTCAATGCCATCAAAGCCGTTCAACGGGAGGGGGTGGAGGCGGGGACGATTTCGCTCTCCTTTTTCGTCACGAGCGCCGACGTGACCGTGGCGGTTGAGGATGAGGGCGGCGGCGTTCCGGCGGAAGTGATCGAGCAGCTCGATCAAATGACGCTCTCCGATGTATTGCTCTCCGAATCCGGGCGCGGATTGCTGCTCATCCGCGAGATTATGGATGACGTTATATGGGTTGAGCGGAAGGGCGGCCGTCGGATGCTTGTCATGAAAATGAGTCGGAGGGCAACGTAA
- a CDS encoding ABC transporter ATP-binding protein, which produces MIQLVDVTKTFDRFAAVKGANMMVPKGSIYGLLGPNGAGKTTLLKMMAGILRQDRGTIAVDGEDVWENVRIKQRLLFLPDFVYFFPHATIRQMADFYEQVYPSFSRGRFMELQSVFALDPNKKIQQFSKGMQRQAAFWLAFSVRPDVLIMDEPLDGLDAFVRRHVKQLFIEEVTEREMTVVVSSHNLRELEDLCDIVGLMAQGTVRMERDLNELRAGMHKIQVAFRGGFPSELTKHLDIVHREERGSIVLLVVRGEKRQIEKTVNSFSPLIFDVLPLSLEEIFLYEMGGAAHVCETVIG; this is translated from the coding sequence GTGATTCAACTTGTGGACGTGACGAAAACGTTTGATCGATTTGCCGCCGTCAAGGGCGCGAACATGATGGTGCCGAAAGGATCGATTTACGGGTTGCTCGGCCCGAACGGCGCCGGAAAGACGACGCTGCTAAAGATGATGGCCGGCATTCTTCGCCAAGATCGCGGAACGATTGCAGTGGACGGGGAGGATGTGTGGGAAAATGTCCGCATCAAGCAACGCCTTTTGTTTTTGCCGGACTTTGTCTACTTTTTTCCGCACGCGACGATTCGACAAATGGCGGATTTTTACGAGCAAGTGTATCCGTCGTTCAGCCGCGGTCGGTTTATGGAATTGCAGTCCGTCTTTGCGCTTGATCCGAACAAAAAGATTCAGCAATTTTCCAAAGGCATGCAGCGCCAAGCGGCGTTTTGGCTCGCCTTTTCCGTCCGCCCCGATGTGCTTATTATGGATGAGCCGCTTGATGGGCTCGATGCATTCGTCCGCCGTCATGTGAAGCAGCTGTTCATAGAAGAAGTGACCGAGCGGGAGATGACGGTCGTCGTTTCGTCGCACAACTTGCGCGAGCTCGAAGATTTATGCGACATCGTCGGATTGATGGCGCAAGGGACCGTACGGATGGAGCGCGATTTAAACGAGCTGCGCGCCGGGATGCATAAAATTCAAGTCGCGTTTCGCGGCGGATTTCCGAGCGAGTTGACGAAACACCTTGACATCGTGCATCGCGAGGAGCGCGGCAGCATCGTTCTTCTTGTCGTCCGCGGCGAAAAGCGGCAAATCGAGAAGACCGTCAACTCATTTTCTCCGCTCATTTTTGATGTATTGCCGCTGTCGCTCGAAGAAATTTTCTTGTATGAAATGGGGGGGGCCGCTCATGTCTGCGAAACGGTTATCGGCTAA
- a CDS encoding spore germination protein: MLFQWGMRRQQGRMNDNVQQEGPDHSGEASDVPQEPLSAELAVNIDIIRQKTGESNDVVIRRFALGQEWQIKAAIIFVDGLVDEKNVYEFVLTPLLQASFPLALEEKERFQWIEKKLAAVGGVKHISDWGKLFFELFSGATVMLIDGVPFAVSASTKGGEYRSIEEPQTQIAVRGPREGFTESLRTNTAMIRRRIKNPNLWLETMQIGTVTQTDVAIMYIKGIANDEIVKEVRARLRRIQIDSVLESGYIEQLIEDQTFTTFPTTYHTERPDIVAANLLEGRVAVFVEGTPFVLLAPAVFIQFFQAVEDYYARFDIATALRFLRVLIFFLSLVAPAIYIAATTFHQEMIPTQLVIAIAAQREAVPFPGFVEALVMEVTFEILREAGVRLPRAVGQAVSIVGALVIGQAAVEAGFVSSSMVIVVSITAIASFATPSFAIAISARLIRFGLMFLAAMFGFYGIMMGLLVMILHLCGLRSFGVPYMSPLAPFIPSNVGDTLLRVPTWMFRERPRLINQKNIVRQSGEQKPEPPVPSRQEKGDGS, translated from the coding sequence ATGCTGTTTCAATGGGGGATGCGCCGGCAGCAAGGACGGATGAACGACAACGTGCAGCAGGAAGGGCCGGACCATAGCGGCGAGGCGTCGGATGTCCCGCAAGAGCCGCTTTCTGCTGAACTGGCCGTCAATATTGACATCATTCGCCAAAAGACCGGAGAGAGCAACGATGTCGTCATCCGCCGTTTTGCGTTGGGCCAGGAATGGCAAATCAAGGCAGCCATTATTTTTGTCGACGGCCTTGTCGATGAGAAAAATGTGTACGAATTTGTACTGACGCCATTGCTTCAAGCGTCGTTTCCGCTGGCGCTTGAGGAAAAAGAACGGTTTCAATGGATCGAGAAAAAGCTCGCCGCGGTCGGCGGCGTGAAACATATTTCTGACTGGGGGAAGCTCTTTTTTGAGCTGTTTTCCGGAGCGACGGTCATGCTCATTGACGGGGTGCCGTTTGCCGTCAGCGCAAGCACAAAAGGCGGGGAATATCGTTCGATTGAAGAGCCGCAAACACAAATCGCCGTCCGCGGTCCGCGCGAGGGATTTACGGAATCGTTGCGCACGAACACCGCGATGATCCGCCGCCGCATTAAAAATCCGAATCTTTGGCTGGAAACGATGCAAATCGGCACCGTGACACAAACGGATGTCGCGATCATGTACATCAAAGGCATCGCCAATGACGAGATTGTCAAGGAAGTGAGGGCGCGCCTGCGCCGAATTCAAATCGACAGCGTGCTTGAATCGGGCTATATTGAACAATTAATTGAAGATCAAACATTCACAACGTTTCCGACGACATATCATACCGAACGCCCTGATATCGTCGCTGCCAACTTGCTCGAAGGGCGAGTGGCAGTGTTCGTGGAAGGGACGCCGTTTGTGTTATTGGCTCCCGCTGTGTTTATTCAATTTTTCCAGGCGGTGGAAGACTACTATGCCCGCTTTGATATCGCCACCGCCCTCCGATTTTTGCGTGTATTGATTTTCTTTCTCTCACTTGTAGCCCCAGCGATTTATATCGCGGCGACGACATTCCATCAGGAAATGATCCCGACCCAGCTTGTCATCGCCATCGCCGCTCAGCGCGAGGCGGTGCCGTTTCCGGGATTCGTCGAAGCGCTCGTCATGGAAGTGACGTTTGAAATTTTGCGCGAAGCAGGCGTCCGCCTGCCGCGCGCCGTCGGCCAGGCGGTGTCGATCGTCGGCGCTTTGGTCATCGGCCAGGCGGCGGTTGAAGCTGGGTTCGTCTCCTCGTCGATGGTCATCGTCGTTTCGATCACGGCGATCGCCAGCTTTGCGACGCCGTCGTTTGCCATCGCCATTTCAGCCCGCCTCATCCGCTTTGGGCTGATGTTTTTGGCGGCCATGTTCGGGTTTTACGGCATCATGATGGGGTTGTTGGTCATGATTCTCCATTTATGCGGCTTGCGTTCGTTTGGGGTGCCGTACATGTCGCCGCTCGCCCCGTTTATTCCATCGAACGTGGGCGATACGTTGTTGCGCGTGCCGACGTGGATGTTTCGCGAGCGGCCGCGCCTCATTAACCAAAAAAACATTGTCCGACAGTCGGGCGAGCAAAAGCCCGAGCCGCCGGTGCCATCGCGTCAAGAGAAGGGGGATGGATCGTGA
- a CDS encoding STAS domain-containing protein, with the protein MKQHRLSFELEMVVERAYECIKLTGRLAYDTQLAAEQKLATAVAAVKRRLVVVDVSGLRFLDSTGLSLLVRFFKQIVSESRAMAIVVRDNASIEKILLMAKLDRLLPIVGDEQQLLSLAPPSSFDHMSQEALYSAWCQR; encoded by the coding sequence ATGAAACAGCATCGGTTGTCGTTTGAATTGGAAATGGTTGTAGAACGCGCATACGAATGCATCAAGCTAACTGGACGACTCGCCTATGATACGCAGCTCGCGGCGGAACAAAAGCTGGCGACGGCGGTGGCTGCTGTCAAGCGCCGCCTTGTCGTTGTCGACGTGAGCGGCCTTCGATTTTTGGACAGCACGGGGCTTTCGCTCCTTGTCCGCTTTTTTAAGCAAATCGTCAGCGAAAGCCGCGCCATGGCCATCGTCGTCCGGGATAACGCCTCTATAGAAAAGATTTTGCTGATGGCCAAGCTCGACCGGCTGCTGCCGATCGTTGGCGATGAACAACAGCTGTTGTCCCTTGCACCGCCAAGCTCTTTCGACCATATGAGCCAGGAGGCGCTTTATTCGGCATGGTGTCAGCGTTAG
- a CDS encoding GerAB/ArcD/ProY family transporter, with protein MEPIKINARQLFVLVVLFEHGSAIVIPLGTSAKQDVWIAILLGLVLGLLLFAVYGRLFRYYPDQPLIVYMQHIVGAPLGKLLGMIYVTYFLYIAARVLRDFGELLLTFAYPETPLFVLNAIMALVVMYGAYKGLEVLARTGELFLALLYVLGLFGFVLVCVSGIMDVLQLQPMLEEGWNRVWKTVFTETLYVPFGEMIVFTMLFPYMNNPAKASRVAIAGMVLTGVNLAIIAAINMAVLGPDAASRSAFPLLDMIRRVQVAHFFERLDVFFMIALIIGGFFKISIFFYAGVVGAAHLFSVSRHQRIIYPLGLLVLFLSVAIASNYAEHIHEGLGIVTIYLHIPLQIIIPVLLLLIAAIRRRFGQSAK; from the coding sequence TTGGAACCGATCAAAATCAATGCGCGTCAACTGTTCGTCCTTGTCGTGTTGTTCGAACATGGCAGCGCCATCGTCATTCCACTCGGCACGAGCGCCAAGCAAGATGTATGGATCGCCATTTTGCTTGGGCTGGTGCTCGGATTGCTTTTATTTGCTGTATATGGGCGTTTGTTCCGCTACTACCCTGACCAGCCGCTGATCGTCTATATGCAGCACATCGTTGGGGCGCCGCTAGGCAAATTGTTAGGGATGATATATGTGACGTATTTTCTTTACATTGCCGCCCGCGTGCTGCGCGATTTTGGCGAGCTGTTGTTGACATTTGCCTACCCGGAAACGCCGCTGTTTGTGTTAAACGCCATTATGGCGCTGGTTGTCATGTACGGCGCCTATAAAGGTTTGGAAGTGTTGGCGCGCACCGGCGAGCTGTTTTTGGCGCTGCTTTATGTGTTGGGGCTGTTCGGATTTGTGCTCGTGTGTGTTTCGGGAATCATGGACGTCTTGCAGCTGCAGCCGATGTTGGAAGAAGGATGGAACCGAGTGTGGAAAACCGTGTTCACGGAAACGTTGTATGTGCCGTTTGGTGAGATGATTGTGTTTACGATGTTGTTTCCGTATATGAACAACCCCGCGAAAGCAAGCCGGGTGGCCATCGCCGGCATGGTGCTCACCGGGGTGAACTTGGCGATCATTGCGGCGATCAATATGGCCGTTCTCGGACCGGATGCGGCGTCGCGTTCAGCGTTTCCGCTCCTTGATATGATCCGCCGCGTGCAAGTCGCCCATTTTTTCGAGCGGCTTGATGTTTTTTTTATGATTGCGCTCATTATCGGCGGTTTTTTTAAAATCTCCATCTTTTTTTATGCCGGGGTCGTCGGGGCGGCCCACCTGTTTAGTGTCTCGAGGCATCAGCGAATTATTTATCCGCTTGGATTGCTTGTCCTGTTTTTATCTGTTGCCATCGCCAGCAACTATGCAGAGCACATTCATGAGGGTCTGGGAATTGTCACCATTTACTTGCACATCCCGCTGCAAATCATCATTCCGGTGCTCTTGCTTCTGATCGCGGCGATTCGCCGGCGGTTTGGACAATCGGCAAAATAA
- a CDS encoding ABC transporter permease — translation MSAKRLSANRAMWTQNVRQIGWIAIIHLLLWLAAIVLPIGLSYSQYDPKVGNVPQWKNVYYISNGFETLIAWLVPILAAAGVLRYMHEKRSADFIHSLPIRRTELLVGQMVFGWLMLVGPLVVAAIAAIGCLLGLDLPWPIGASDVWRWFGETLVVETVILALGIVVGVLVGQSIVHIVLTNIALFFPTGIMVLLFSNLPLWLYGFPGGYYLSEKLMDWAVPIRYAMLTDRSMDAEEIGMLLLLSLLFFGLSIWLYERRPTEAAGQALTFSILRPLFVYGVAFCMCLTGGFYFGQVGQEWGWTIFGYVAFSLIGYAIAQMVMMKTWRVFHKWKGYVAFAAAMTVLFLAVRLDPIGYVSRVPEFADIEKVYFGQSVMNWQYHDRVGSEFEQYDQFLRTNDNIKAVRAFHEQLVHDQPLPSHFGNVHPVVIGYVLKDGTRLIRRYEVPVEAYKPYFQRIMESKEYKQQYYLLLRPGGYSPIRQVTIRNVNTGQEAVVLAEPKEIDSFVDALKRDLWNKPVDSFIGGGRVWNGEIELLQSDGDSFSLSLDEYNLHVRQWLEERHMWEKIEK, via the coding sequence ATGTCTGCGAAACGGTTATCGGCTAACCGCGCGATGTGGACGCAAAATGTTCGCCAAATCGGCTGGATTGCCATCATTCATCTGCTGTTATGGCTGGCGGCGATCGTGTTGCCGATTGGGCTTTCGTACTCGCAATATGATCCAAAAGTCGGAAATGTGCCGCAATGGAAGAACGTATACTATATATCCAACGGGTTCGAGACGCTGATTGCTTGGCTTGTCCCGATCTTGGCGGCAGCCGGTGTGCTTCGCTATATGCACGAGAAACGGTCAGCTGATTTCATTCATAGCTTGCCCATCCGACGCACCGAACTGCTTGTGGGGCAGATGGTCTTTGGCTGGCTTATGCTCGTGGGACCGCTGGTTGTGGCAGCGATCGCCGCCATCGGCTGTCTATTAGGGCTTGATCTTCCGTGGCCGATTGGGGCCTCTGACGTATGGCGCTGGTTCGGTGAGACGTTGGTGGTGGAAACGGTCATTTTGGCCCTCGGCATTGTGGTCGGTGTGCTCGTCGGCCAATCGATCGTTCATATCGTATTAACGAACATCGCTCTCTTTTTTCCGACGGGCATAATGGTTTTGTTGTTTAGCAACTTGCCGTTATGGTTGTATGGATTTCCGGGTGGGTACTATTTGTCGGAAAAGCTGATGGATTGGGCGGTGCCGATTCGTTACGCGATGCTGACGGATCGATCAATGGATGCGGAAGAAATTGGGATGTTGTTGCTGTTGTCGCTTCTATTTTTCGGTTTGTCTATTTGGCTGTACGAGCGGCGTCCGACGGAAGCGGCCGGGCAGGCGTTGACTTTTTCGATTCTTCGTCCTCTGTTTGTGTATGGTGTGGCGTTTTGCATGTGCTTGACCGGTGGGTTTTACTTTGGACAAGTTGGACAGGAGTGGGGATGGACCATCTTTGGGTATGTCGCGTTTTCGCTCATCGGTTATGCCATCGCGCAAATGGTCATGATGAAAACGTGGCGCGTCTTTCATAAGTGGAAAGGGTATGTGGCTTTTGCTGCTGCGATGACGGTCTTATTTTTGGCCGTGCGCCTCGACCCAATCGGATACGTGAGCCGCGTTCCTGAGTTTGCCGACATTGAGAAAGTATACTTCGGCCAGTCGGTGATGAACTGGCAATATCATGACAGAGTTGGGAGCGAGTTTGAACAGTACGATCAGTTTTTGCGCACGAACGACAACATCAAGGCGGTACGGGCGTTTCACGAGCAGCTTGTGCACGATCAGCCGCTGCCGTCTCATTTTGGCAACGTCCATCCGGTTGTGATCGGCTATGTGCTAAAAGACGGCACGCGCCTCATCCGCCGCTACGAAGTGCCGGTTGAGGCGTACAAGCCGTATTTTCAGCGCATTATGGAATCGAAAGAATATAAACAGCAATATTACTTATTGCTTCGCCCGGGAGGCTATTCACCGATCCGCCAGGTGACGATACGGAACGTGAACACCGGGCAGGAGGCGGTTGTGCTGGCCGAGCCGAAGGAGATTGACTCGTTTGTGGACGCCTTGAAGCGAGATTTGTGGAATAAGCCGGTTGATAGTTTTATCGGCGGGGGACGCGTATGGAACGGGGAGATCGAGCTTTTGCAAAGCGACGGCGATTCATTCAGCCTCTCGCTCGATGAATACAACCTCCATGTGCGTCAATGGCTAGAAGAGCGGCACATGTGGGAGAAAATCGAAAAATGA
- a CDS encoding Ger(x)C family spore germination protein yields MKRIVAAVLPLLVCAGLLSGCWSKKELTDLAFVIAVGLDKTKDGKYLASFQVVNPGNVAGATQRGGGAAGVPVSIYTSTGDSLVEASRKASEKVSRLLYYAHTNLVVIGEEVAREGLDGVFDAMERNNQFRTTARLVIARGQSAKDVLTVLTPVDKISANQIIKTLEFSEMAWGQTINADVWQAIRSLASSGRDLTVTGVTIEGNPKRGKWQTNVQSSVPDARVSLEGLALFKKGRLVGWVDGPPARGIVWVLDRIKQTNITIPWKGKKEAIGYRTVRGKTDIKATVKHGRPTVSVHIRAEGDVSEARVPIDLADAGVLFQLEKDIERHVKNEVKQAIETAQRERTDIFGFGDAVHRVDPRLWKKIEKEWNDRYFPNLDVMVTVDMYIRRTGLRNKPYVEAE; encoded by the coding sequence GTGAAGCGGATTGTTGCTGCCGTCCTTCCTCTTTTGGTTTGTGCTGGGTTATTGTCAGGCTGTTGGAGCAAAAAGGAGTTGACTGATTTAGCGTTTGTCATTGCTGTGGGGCTTGATAAAACGAAAGATGGGAAGTATTTGGCTTCATTTCAAGTCGTCAACCCCGGGAACGTCGCCGGCGCGACGCAGCGCGGGGGAGGCGCGGCCGGCGTGCCGGTGTCGATTTACACGTCGACCGGCGACAGTTTGGTCGAAGCGAGTCGGAAGGCGTCGGAAAAGGTGTCGCGTCTCCTTTATTATGCGCATACAAACTTGGTCGTCATCGGTGAAGAAGTGGCGCGCGAAGGGTTGGATGGGGTGTTTGACGCCATGGAGCGCAACAACCAGTTTCGGACGACGGCGCGCTTGGTCATCGCTCGCGGTCAATCGGCTAAAGATGTGCTTACCGTGCTGACGCCGGTTGACAAAATTTCTGCCAATCAAATTATTAAAACGCTGGAATTTTCTGAGATGGCTTGGGGGCAAACGATCAACGCCGATGTTTGGCAGGCGATTCGCAGTTTGGCGTCTTCGGGGCGCGATCTTACCGTCACCGGCGTGACAATCGAGGGAAATCCGAAGCGCGGAAAATGGCAAACGAACGTGCAATCATCAGTGCCGGACGCACGCGTCAGTTTGGAGGGGCTGGCGCTGTTTAAAAAAGGCCGTCTTGTCGGCTGGGTGGACGGGCCGCCGGCGCGGGGGATTGTCTGGGTGCTCGATCGGATTAAGCAAACAAACATCACCATTCCGTGGAAGGGAAAAAAAGAAGCCATTGGCTATCGAACGGTGCGCGGGAAAACGGACATCAAGGCGACGGTGAAACACGGCCGGCCGACGGTTTCCGTTCATATTCGGGCGGAAGGGGATGTGAGCGAAGCGCGCGTGCCCATTGATTTAGCGGATGCCGGCGTGCTGTTTCAATTGGAAAAAGACATTGAGCGCCATGTTAAAAACGAGGTGAAGCAGGCGATTGAAACTGCCCAGCGCGAGCGGACCGATATTTTTGGATTCGGTGACGCTGTTCACCGCGTAGACCCGCGCTTATGGAAGAAAATTGAGAAAGAATGGAATGACCGATATTTTCCAAATCTTGACGTCATGGTGACTGTAGATATGTATATCCGCCGCACCGGCTTGCGGAACAAACCGTATGTAGAAGCAGAATGA
- a CDS encoding SpoIIE family protein phosphatase, which yields MVKANVQAIDQLDAEQLGSGMVITDRQLSIVAVSEPTPRWLGFAKNELVGRPVGVLFSAEWSAALLDGIAEAVKKDGCWQGEARHVAKSGKAYTSWMNVYRLSGSEGEWLVWHFVEQTAVPPADRPTPSELLEVIYDSAPFAVVPVAADGTVQDWGLSAERLFGRRKEEAVGRPIWSLFRCGSQTWLPFPPKEQRCGEGMVQRRDGTSANVAYTVIPVLQADGYIVLVEDETKQKQKEAERRRQVELAKKIQQNLLTPLIQNEAVTMDAVYIPSDDLSGDIYACYQIDLYRYGVIVIDVMGHGISSALVSMLLRSLLRGLIVRVIDPVSVASELEKHMQTLFPDEANAIRHLFSMIYLVIDTKERKIEYTNAGHPAGLLVFDDGSVHELDKGGLAIGSPFSLPFEKGVIHYDKRARLLLYTDGILEEIDPSILQSIEKIRSCTQMCRHLPDKRFLERLISQGPPLASPSDDICLLSITVHG from the coding sequence ATGGTGAAGGCGAATGTACAGGCGATCGATCAGCTAGACGCGGAACAGTTGGGCAGCGGCATGGTGATTACCGACCGTCAACTTTCGATTGTTGCGGTCAGCGAGCCGACGCCAAGATGGCTCGGATTTGCCAAAAACGAATTAGTCGGGCGGCCGGTCGGCGTTCTGTTTTCAGCCGAATGGTCGGCCGCGTTGTTGGACGGCATCGCCGAGGCGGTAAAAAAGGACGGATGTTGGCAAGGAGAAGCGCGCCATGTGGCGAAAAGCGGGAAAGCATATACGAGCTGGATGAACGTCTATCGGTTGTCAGGCAGCGAGGGAGAATGGCTCGTTTGGCATTTTGTTGAACAAACCGCTGTGCCTCCGGCTGATCGACCGACGCCGTCTGAGTTGCTCGAGGTCATTTACGATTCCGCCCCGTTTGCTGTTGTTCCGGTGGCGGCTGACGGAACCGTGCAAGATTGGGGGCTTAGTGCAGAGCGGCTGTTTGGGCGCCGAAAAGAAGAGGCGGTCGGCCGCCCGATATGGTCGCTCTTTCGTTGCGGCAGCCAAACATGGCTTCCGTTTCCTCCTAAAGAGCAGCGATGCGGCGAAGGGATGGTGCAGCGCCGGGACGGCACGTCCGCCAATGTCGCCTATACGGTCATTCCCGTGCTTCAGGCGGATGGATATATCGTCCTTGTCGAAGACGAGACGAAGCAAAAGCAAAAAGAGGCGGAGCGGCGGCGCCAAGTCGAGCTGGCCAAAAAAATTCAACAAAATTTGCTGACGCCGCTCATTCAAAACGAGGCAGTGACGATGGATGCTGTGTATATTCCGTCCGATGACCTGTCGGGCGATATTTACGCGTGCTACCAAATCGATCTATACCGCTACGGGGTCATCGTCATCGACGTGATGGGGCACGGCATTTCGTCGGCCTTGGTGAGCATGTTGCTCCGCTCGCTTTTGCGCGGATTGATCGTGCGCGTCATCGATCCGGTCTCGGTGGCGAGCGAGCTGGAAAAGCATATGCAAACGTTGTTCCCGGATGAGGCCAACGCCATACGCCACTTATTTTCCATGATTTATTTAGTGATTGACACGAAAGAGCGGAAAATTGAATATACGAACGCCGGCCATCCGGCTGGGTTGCTCGTTTTTGACGATGGAAGCGTCCATGAGTTGGACAAAGGCGGTTTGGCGATCGGCAGCCCGTTTTCCTTGCCGTTTGAAAAAGGGGTGATTCATTACGACAAGCGGGCCCGCCTCCTTTTGTACACCGATGGCATTTTAGAAGAGATTGACCCGTCGATTTTGCAAAGCATTGAAAAAATTCGCTCATGCACGCAAATGTGCCGCCATTTGCCCGATAAACGCTTCCTTGAACGTTTAATCAGCCAAGGCCCGCCGCTCGCCAGCCCTTCCGACGACATTTGCTTATTGTCCATCACGGTTCATGGATAG
- a CDS encoding GntR family transcriptional regulator: MFELDWRSRQPIYEQLIDKMKEMIVRELWQPHDQLPSVRTMAKQLMINPNTIQKAYRELERDGWIYSIPGKGSFVAPRSKEPNIEAIAAVREQFVRLVKEAWFLGVTNEQLWQWLIEGEKEGENRDSTCGRDENV; the protein is encoded by the coding sequence ATGTTTGAGCTCGATTGGCGAAGCCGCCAACCGATTTACGAGCAGCTGATTGACAAAATGAAAGAAATGATCGTTCGCGAACTATGGCAGCCGCACGATCAGCTGCCATCGGTCAGGACGATGGCGAAACAGCTGATGATCAACCCAAACACGATTCAAAAAGCGTACCGCGAACTGGAACGCGACGGCTGGATTTATTCGATTCCAGGGAAAGGAAGTTTCGTTGCACCGCGCTCGAAAGAACCAAACATCGAGGCGATCGCTGCGGTCCGTGAGCAGTTTGTCCGCCTTGTCAAGGAAGCATGGTTTTTAGGGGTGACGAATGAGCAGTTATGGCAATGGCTTATAGAAGGGGAGAAAGAGGGGGAGAATCGTGATTCAACTTGTGGACGTGACGAAAACGTTTGA